AGACCGGGCCAGGTTGCAAAAAATGGCTAAAGCGAACGTTGAATTTACCGGGAAAATCTCAGATGAAGAGTTGTTGTCTGTTGTTGCCCAATGTCGGGCACTAATTTTTCCGGGTGAAGAAGACTGGGGGTTGGCTCCTTTAGAAGCGATGTCGTGCGGCCGGCCAGTTATCGCCTTTAGAGGGGGTTCTGCTGTTGAATTTGTAAAAGAGCCAGAGACCGGTTGTTTTTTTAATGAGTCGACTGTGGAATCGCTTATGCAGACCGTTAATAAATTTGCCGGATATAAATATGATAAGAACGCAGTCAGAGACCATGCTTTGACATATGACCGTTCAAAATTCAGGGGTCAGATTAAATTATATATTGAAGAAAAACAAAAATCGGCTAAATTATGAAACAAGTGGTAAAACATATTTCAGTTGGTGAATTTATTATAGACCAAGAGGAAAAACGCTTGGTCAACCAGGTTTTAGACAGCGGCAGGATCTCTGAAGGGAAGATGACTCAAAAATTCGAACAGCTCTTCAGGGAATATGTCGGCGCAAAATATTGCGTGGCGGTCAATTCCGGGACCAGCGCTTTGATCGCCGGCTTTTTGGCCCTGCTTCAGGACCAGCGTTACAAAAAAACAGTGAAAGGGGCCAAGGTTATTACGACCCCTTTAACCTATGTTGCCGATGCCAACGCCATTCTTATGGCCGGGCTGGAACCGGTTTTTGTTGATGTCGATCCTGGAAAATTTTCGATCAATCCTGAACTGATAGAGCAAAAGGTAAAAGAGCTGGGTAAAGATAATGTGGCGATTGTTTTACCTGTCCATCTCATGGGTTATATGTGCGACATGGACAAGATCAATTCTATGGCGGCAAAGAACGATTTGGTTGTTTTTGAAGATGCGGCACAGGCCCATGGCAGTCTTTATCACGGCAAAAAAGCCGGCTCTTTATCTACCCTGGCTGCTTTTTCTTTTTATATCGCCCATAATATTCAGGCCGGAGAAATGGGGGCGCTAACGACCAGCGATAATCAACTCTATAAGAACCTGAAAAAGATCAAAGCCAATGGCCGTGATTGCGACTGTGAAGTTTGTTCCCGGAAAATAAGCGGATGTGTCAAACCAGGGAGCGACAATGACCAAGATTATGATCCGAGATTTTCACATAGTTTGATCGGGGCAAACTTTAAAACTATGGAGTTTCAATCGGCTTTGGGGGTCGCCCAGTTAGGCAAGGTTGACCAGATTTTCAACAAAAGGCTAAAAAATGTGAAATATTTAAACGACAAACTGTCTGAATACCAAGATATTATGCAACTGCCGGAGTTTTCTGGCCAGGTCAGTTATTTGGCCTATCCGATTGTTTTGAAAAAGAACAAGAATGTCAACAGAAAAATAATGCGAAAATTACTTGAAACGATGGGGGTCGAGACCCGTCCATTATTTGCCTGTATCCCAACCCAGGTTGAATCTTACAAGTATTTGAAAAATCAGTATTCAGGTCAATTGCCTAATGCCGAATATCTTGGGGAAAATGCTTTTTATGTTGGCTGTCATCAATACCTGACCCAGGATGATTTGGACTATATTGTTGCCGCTTTCGCAAAGATAATTAAAGAGATATAATATACAATATGAAAAACAATAAACAAGTTAAACACAAGCAATCTATAAATACAACAAACAAGAAACCTTTTGCTTTCTCTTTTGATCTGGCGCTTGAGATCGGCATTCTTATACTTTTATTTTTGATCCCGATAGTTTTTGACCGCCGGATCGGGATCGTTTTTTCCGGGACCAAAGTTACCTGGCTCCGTAACCTGGTCATTATTTTAATGAGCTTGTGGGGGATCAAATTGCTGGTGACCGGCCGCCATCGCTTGGTCCGGACCCCGCTTGATTGGCCGGTCCTGACCTTTCTGCTGACCACGACGGTAGCAGCGATTACTTCAGTTAATGTTTTTACCAGTATTGCCGGTTTTTACGGCCGCTTTGAAGGACTTTCAACCTGGTATACCTACGGCCTTCTCTTTTTCCTGGTTACTAATTATATTCGTTCCATTGATCAGGTTAAGCGCCTGATCGTGATGACGATCCCGGCGGCAACGATCCAGGCGATCTACGGTATTATTGCCCGGGCAGGGGTTGATCCTTACGCCTGGGGCGGGGTCCCTACCGTGATGCGGGTTATAGGCCTGATCGGCCAGCCGAACTTTTTTGCCGCTTATGTGATCATGACCTTCTTTTTAACGATCGCTTTATTTCTGGAAGACCAGCCTGAAAGTTCAGACCGGACCAATTGGCTCCCGTTGGCCGCCTTTGTTTTTATTAACGCCATCTTTGTATTTTTGATCTACAACCTTGGGGCTTACGATGTTCCTCAATGGATCATTGGTTTTTCTTTAATGATCGGGGCCGCTTTGTATTTTGCTTTTACCTACCAGCGTTTACCGCTTATTATCTGGGAAGCGATCTTGGTCGTTTCCCTGCTTTTAATGTACATGGCCCTTCTT
This window of the Candidatus Margulisiibacteriota bacterium genome carries:
- a CDS encoding glycosyltransferase; its protein translation is DYVKRESFPWIIKLLLPLFLFPIRMWDLATAKRVDHFVAISETVAARIKQHYGRESDIIYPPVNCDYFLPSAVDGDYFLEVVRLNPYKRIDLVVEAFNRLGSRLRIVGDGPDRARLQKMAKANVEFTGKISDEELLSVVAQCRALIFPGEEDWGLAPLEAMSCGRPVIAFRGGSAVEFVKEPETGCFFNESTVESLMQTVNKFAGYKYDKNAVRDHALTYDRSKFRGQIKLYIEEKQKSAKL
- a CDS encoding DegT/DnrJ/EryC1/StrS family aminotransferase translates to MKQVVKHISVGEFIIDQEEKRLVNQVLDSGRISEGKMTQKFEQLFREYVGAKYCVAVNSGTSALIAGFLALLQDQRYKKTVKGAKVITTPLTYVADANAILMAGLEPVFVDVDPGKFSINPELIEQKVKELGKDNVAIVLPVHLMGYMCDMDKINSMAAKNDLVVFEDAAQAHGSLYHGKKAGSLSTLAAFSFYIAHNIQAGEMGALTTSDNQLYKNLKKIKANGRDCDCEVCSRKISGCVKPGSDNDQDYDPRFSHSLIGANFKTMEFQSALGVAQLGKVDQIFNKRLKNVKYLNDKLSEYQDIMQLPEFSGQVSYLAYPIVLKKNKNVNRKIMRKLLETMGVETRPLFACIPTQVESYKYLKNQYSGQLPNAEYLGENAFYVGCHQYLTQDDLDYIVAAFAKIIKEI